Part of the Ursus arctos isolate Adak ecotype North America unplaced genomic scaffold, UrsArc2.0 scaffold_4, whole genome shotgun sequence genome, AGCCGTGAAACTCAGAATGGTGCACTGTGAGCTCACGCCACCGAGCAGAGTGAGCAGCAAGTTTCTGCAGGAAAGCTACACACACATATTCAGTCTTACCCCTAAAAACCTCTCCTGCAACAATGCCTGAAAAATTCCAGGCTGGGTTGGAGAGAGGAGGTATCAGTGAAAAGATATCGGGGTTTGTATCCCTGAGCTGAAATCCTTGAGGCAAGGTAGGTTTTGGAATTCAAAAATTTTCACATTTAAGCATGATAACACAGGGCATAAATATTATAGAGTACCCCAGCCCTGTTTGCACCAGCATCCACAATCAAAGACAACCACATTCCAGCAAGAAAACATGTGAATACTTATTCAATGGAATAACCATAAGGAGCCCCTTGCCAACTTAGGTCAGGTTTTGCTGCCAAGCTGATTATGAAAATCCTGACTTTCAGCACTCTGTGGGTTTTAGAATTATGTATAAGGACTGTAGATCTCTACAGGTTTCCTGCTTTACCACTTACAACCCTCAGTAAACGGACCTCTAGTATTGAGCCTGGCTGTCCAGGGTAAGGAAGGAAATCAGACACTCTAGAGATGGCCGAGAGTTACCGGGTCTTGTCGGTGGCTTAGACTCCACAACCAGGCTATCCCAGTGCACTCAAGGATCCCACTGAGAAGTTCTATGAAACAGCTTATGTATCTCCAAGCTAAGTGAACAGGTACACTAAATCTTACTCCAGGTGGGGTTGATGGACTGAGCAAAATGTACAAGACATACCTGATTCTCCAAGAAATAAAGGAGGAATAAATACTTACTTTGGGTAACATATGCACCAAAAAGAATCCACATGGAAGCAATAAGTGACCCAAACATCAACATGAAACCAATGAAGAGCCAAACTCGAGCACCTGCATGAAGAATAGGCTTTATGATTTCGCTCATGTCTGCAGCTGTCTTAAGAATGCATTAACACTGGAAACACTATTAACCTAATACATGGTATGCATATCAAAGACAGTCACATATTTGCATACACCTGGTATGCATATCAAAGACAGTCACATATTTGCATACACCTGCTATAACAATGACCtgaatgaagatttaaaaaacgGACAAACAACTAAAAGGGGTTAAGCCATacctgagaagagaaaaaaggagaatcaccTTTCTGTTGGCTAGAGAAACTAATACCCTGACAAACTAAACTAGCTGAGCTTCTAAGTAACTCCATGACAAAACTGAGTAATCGATTAATTAAATCCTAAAGCCATCATTAGCTTTGCAGGGGGAGTAACCTGGAACCCAAGAGCCATTGATTTTCTATAATAACATTCTATTTATAGACCATGAGCAGTAAAACACGACTAAAATAGTACTTCTGGCGCTAACTTTAACTTCGTTAAGGATTTAAATAACACTTTTTtcaaagttaataaaaaaattctatctAATCATAACTAGTCCTAtataaagagactttttttttcctgctgctaAATCCTTCTCTGCCAGTGCACATGAACAACTCAAAGTGCCTTTACCTGTTCTTCCCAAACAGCCGCTTTCATAGCTGTCCCCCCTCACCTGAGCGTTGGACACAGCATTTATCCTGGAACAACACAAAATCATCTAGTAAACTCTCATGCTGCTAAAACAGTCGCAGATATTTACATATCATTTAAAGAGAAACATTTCCTAATTCAAGTCAGTATCTGAATAACTGAACGTATCTTTTAACTTAACAGATATCCTAGTGGATAGAAATGTTACAGGACTCTTTACTTAAACTACACCCAGAAAACAtccttaattttaagaaattacaaTCGCTTGTCTCCAGAGATTATGAAAGAGGGGCCGATTTTCTGATTACTTCGCCTATTTTACATTTATACACGAATGACTCAGTGTGAGTCATCACATTTTAAGGTTCTCATTACAATCAAGAATTAAGTTCCTCTCTGCGTTAAAAGTCAAGCGATTTCCTCTGATCCATTTCTCAAAGTCACACATTTGATCTCCGTATAATAAACGGGCCCACTTTACTCAGCCTCTCTTGCCATTTTTGTTAGAGCAAGATGCGTTTACAGTAGAAATGTAGCCTCTTCTCAGCATCCTTAATGGATATAAATAGTTCCAGCTTCTacaatttaactttttttgaaatattttatctatttatttttagagacagagagagagagagaatgaacgagcagggtgggggacagaatcttaagcaagctccacgcccattatggagcccaacagggggcttgatttcatgaccctaagatcatgacctgagtcaaaatcaagagtcagacacttaacagactgagtcacccaggcacctgcacATTTAACTTTTATAACTCTTCATAGTATAAGGCAATTACAGAATCTTAATGTTTTAACATagtctttaaaattaataaaaaatatccaCAGAAGGTTTCCAAACTCTTTTATGAAATGAGATTTAACAGATAAACCcaaaaatgatttaataaaaaaaaaaagtcacagaccaATCTCATTAGAGGCCAATCGTGCCCTCCCCCCCAGCTACTGGTAAACACAGTCaaacaccacattaaaaaaacaaattatacttCATGCTAAAAGTTCCATGTGTTACAATACTCAAGGAATGATTCACtactaaaaaaaatctagaaatgttAACATACTTCATTAAATCTAAGatgccactgatttttttaaggtgcacgattattttttttttaccaagaaagaaaaaaatatcaattgtggggcgcctgggtggttcagctggttaagcatccaaactcgattttggctcagctcatgatctcaggattgtgagattgagccccgtgtggggctctgggctgggcatggagcctacttaagattctctctctcagggcgcctgaatggctcagtcagttaagcatctgactcttgattttggctcaggtcatgatctcagggttgcgagctTCAGtccgctcagcacagagtctgtttgcccctctccctttgctcccctctcccctttttcatgcatgcatgctctctctctctcaagtaaatcttaataaaaaaaaaaattatctctctcccttctccctctgcccttccccaccctccctcttaaaaaataaaataaaaaaaatatatatatacacacacacgatCAATTATAATTATAAGTTAAACTGACCATAAAAAACACTCTCATATTCAGagatattcaaatataaaaataatcttggGACTGAAAAAGTACAGTAACAACACAGTTTAACAATagtataagaagaaaaatcacgTGATAATCTTTACAGATGCTAAAAAGATAGGTGACTAAATTCAACACtcattcttgattaaaaaatcttaataaaatgggggaaaatatatatatttatcatgttACAGAAGAATCCACCGATTAAAAGGTTATTCCAGACAGCATTAAACTATAAGGAAAACACGttttttggaaaatgattttGAATTAAGAATCACCTTCACACTTACATGAAGAAAGCCAATGTGGAGAACACACCGCACGTGTGGAAGGCGTGGTTCAACTGCTCTGGCTTCGGGTACACCACGGCGGCGTCGATCATTATCCACCAACCTGTAAAAAACTTGCGCAAGAGCCCCAGTCATTAAAATGACACTAACACTTGGCTCAGCATGAAGTTACTTGCTCTTTAATATTCCTATATTTCTACAGATCACATAAACGAAACATAATGTATTTCTAGTCTGAGTTTTGGATGtggaactagaaaaaagaagaatcccTTGTTTACTTACCCTTGATAGCATTTGAGGTGAACTTACCTAGTCAAATCTGTGTAAGATTCTGAAGTTCTGCTCTCAATGCAAGTTAAAAAATTTGTTATCTAGAATGAATTATCTGCTTCTTTTACCCACCATAATTACATGCACTGAAGcgctctcttttttaaaagatttatttggggggggggggcatgcgcacaagagcagggggaggggcagagggagagagaatctcaagcagacccccagccgagcacagagcccaacgcagggcctgatctcaggaccctgagataatgacctgaactgaaatcaagagtcggatgcttaaccctgagccacccaggcacccctgaagctCTCTTAACTAACCTCCAGCTAACCAGCTCCTGATTGCCTGATGTGTTTCATTCTCTCTAGAGAACATTCCTTTTTAATATGCCCAAGCTTGGGAAgtatggctggctcagtcagttaagtgtctgccttcggcttgggtcatgatcccagggtcctggaatcgagttccacatcgggctccttgctcagcagggagcctgctttccctctgcctgccgctccccctgcttgtgctcgctctctccctgacaaataggtaatagataaaatcttttaaaatatatatatatatatatatatatgtgtgtgtgtgtgtgtgtgcccaacCTCTTCTGCATCCACAAATGAGCTGTATGCTTACCAAAGGTCAGCGGTCGTGTCTCCCAAACTGTTTAAGCCTGCCATAGTTTTAACCGATTATGCAGTTTGATTAAATACTGtggaagtggggcgcctgggtggcacagcggttgggcgcctgccttcggctcagggcgtgatcccggtgttatgggatcgagccccacatcaggctcctctgctatgagcctgcttcttcttctcccactccccctgcttgtgttccctctctcgctggctgtctctatctctgtcaaataaataaataaaatctttaaaaaaaaaaaaatactgtggaaGTGACCGAGCATCGGTTTGTAAAATGTCATGTTTCTATGTAAACTACACTGAAAAGACTTAGAGAAGCTTCTAAAAAATTTCATGGACAAATGAAGTACAGGTGAGATGACCacaaagagcaaaaaagaaaaaagcagaagctTCACAATTATCTTTAATTCCTGctctgggttatttttttttcctactggatTTAGGTTATAGAACTGTATACTGAATGAGATACATTCTCTAAATGTAATCGATACCGAAATTTGCTTCAGAAATGCAGTGAGGGCAGGGAGCGGATGAAGGAACGCTAAAGCAAGATGTGTCGTCATTTGTTTTGAAGCTGGGCTGTAAGAACAAGGGGTGAGCAGGGCTCTTTACGCCATTCTGTTTTTGTTGACTGTATATGCTTGATGTGTTTTctaataaaaagttgaaaaagaaaaaaaatgttaggaagAAGATGAGGCAAGAGTTTCCTCCACAAACTTCTTCGCCTCACCCCCCCCTTAGAGCGGCTCCTGGGGACACGGGGGTGGCGTCCCTTCCCTAGAGCACTGAAGAGCTTCGGTTAATGCAGCCTCAGGTCCTTACTGCTGTCTCCACACCCTGAATCTCGCGGAGTCACAACACTATTTGTTATCAAATTCTGAGCCTCTGATGAGCTTATGGGACTTACACAGATTGTATCAGTAACTTAAAAATGCTACTGCTTATGATGATTGTATTACCGCTTGAATTGAAGGAAGGatgttaagtttaaaaatttacaaagtcAAATGAACCCAGGGCCTACCATGTTTTGCTCAGTCATATCTAGAACTCTAATTATTCATACAAAGTAACAGTGAAATAAACAGTTCTAAAAGGGTATTCATGGCCCAAAGGAATCGACATTAATTTTCAGGGCAAAGCATGAGGCAGAAATGTCACCAGCCAGGCTTTTTCACTTACCAATATGCCTGCCACCACGGAAGCCACGGCGTTTCTTCTCTCACTCCAGTCGATACATTCACATTCTGGCCAACGGAAATTATCGAGGAAGCCTGCCATTTTCACCCCCTAAGCATAGGTTCTTTCATTAAACTCTGtattctacaaataaaaagattttaaaaaatcactcagaggaaatgttaagtgaaatctcttttcctttcttaaagttttaaataGAAATCTGCTTTCAGTGCAAACCTAgagttaagaagaaaaattaaatacttcaATGAATACCTATTGACATGGAAGTAGGACTGTGACGGGACACAAGGGGAGCTTACTATTTACTGAACGAGactgatggttttattttttatttttttttttaagattttattcattcatttgacagagatagagacagccagcgagaaagggaacacaagcagggggagtgggagaggaagaagcaggctccctgcagaagagcccgacgtggggctcgatcccagaactccaggatcacaccctgagccgaaggcagacgcttaacgactgagccacccagacaccccagcctGATGGTTTTAAAACACGTCTGCAAATTCTTTTGACCCTTCCACTTCACCGAGAACTCAATCTATGTCCCTTCCCTTGAATTCAGGCCAACAATAAAAACTGGCTGAGCAACAGAGTAGAGGAAGGGACGCTATGTAACTTCTGCCATACGACTTCTAGCACTAGATAGTAAAAGGTAATGCAGCTTCTAACTGGTTCTCTGGAACACGGGTACCAGAGTTCTGAGTTGCCAGGTAAAAAATCCAAGGTCAAAATGCTGTGAGGAGACCACGTACTGGTGTTCTGGTCCACGGTTCCCAGCCAACACAGTCTTCCCTGCCAGAGGTGGGAGTAGCCACTTCTCGGTGATTCCAGCTACTGCACCCCGTCTGGTACCCAGACTTCTGGCTTTACCCAATGAAGCCCCAGATATACGGAGTAGAGACACCATCCTGGCTGTGCCCTTTACCAATTCCTGACCCACAGTCAACCAGAAGCATAACAAAATGGCTGTTTTAACCGACTAAGTTTTGGAGTTATCAGGAATGAAGGAATCAGTAactggaaggagaaaaatcatgtgCGTAAAGAACTATAAGGGAACAACATGTTGTGAGAATTTTCAGAAAAAGTACATTCAGATGAGGTGATCCAGGAACACCTTAAATTCcaaaaaggaagggggggaaaaaCCATATGAAAGCACTGAAGAGTGCTGAAAAGCAGGCAGAAACTGGAGGGAACTTACCCTTGAAAGAAAACACCATGAGTAACACCTACTTTTATATAGCTTTTTGCCCTGAAGAACCCCCTagcctcccactcccagcccgGTTGAGTGTCTGGTGCATCATGGCTAAAACTTGAGCAAAAATGCCATCGTCTTTTTGGTTTGAGGTGTAAGAGGATGGAGTTCAGGATTATCAGAGCAGCTGGGAACTGAGAGAGGAAAGCTTGGAAAGGGGTGAGTTACGGGAAGGAACCCCAAACACTTTAATATAAACTCTCTTTAAATACCCGACTAACCCCCCAAACAGAACACCCATGGAGGAAACTCCAAGAAactcagcagaaaaaaaatagctgGAAGGTTAAAAGAACTCAGCAGAGTTCCGCTGTGACCACCACAAGATATTTTAGAGCCTGAGTTCCACCAAGTCAGAGATCAGTAAACACCTTGGCATTACTCTAATAAGGCGTAAAACCAAGTGTCTACAATTTCAAGGTGATCAGCCAGCATTTTATCCACCTGTTAGAACAAAAACTGACACCCTTCAGATGAAAATAACTGCATCGAGAGTGTCTATAATGTATCATCCACAATGTCTAATATgtagtaaaaaattattagacattCACAGAAGCAGAAACCACGTGATCTATTTCCaaggagtaaagaaaaagaagtcaataGAGAAAGACCCCAAAAGACACAGATATTGAAATTAGCAGACAAGGACTTTAAAGCTACCAATATAAACACATTCAAAGACTTAATAAGGAACATGGTCTAAGTAACTAAACTGATGAAGGATCTCAGTGGAcagataatttttaatgtaaattttagaactgaaaattataatctttgaaattttaaattaactaaatGGGCTTAACAGGAAATTAGagataggagaagaaaagggTAGTAAACTTGAAGAAAGATCAAAAGAAATTATCCAGTCTAAaggacagggatttttttttttaaggtatattttttttctgaggaaaaaaaatgaacagaggatcACTAATAACTGATCCAATATATGTTTAACTGGGTCCCAGAAAAAgacagaatgaggaaaaaaatatttgaagaaataatggctgataATTTCCCAAGTTTGGtggtaaatattaatttataaatccAGGAAGCTCAGCAAACTCCAAAGAggttaaagagagaaaataacctaatcaaactgctgaaaatcagaaattaaaaaacaaaacacaacacttgaagtagtttgggggggggggcggagatcAACTTATCACAATGACTGACTTCTCAACAGAGGCCAGGACAGtgaaaagaatttctttaagtgttttttttttgttttgttttgttttaagtaatcaaTCCCAGTATCCAGTGCAAATATTCTTCAGAAGAGAGCAtgataggggcatctgggtggctcggtcagttaagcatccaactctttatttctactcaggtcatgatctcagggtcatgagatcaggcccccagttgggctctgagctgagcatggagcctgcttaagattctctctctccctctgctcctccccctcccacccctacccgttcactctctctcaaaataaaagtatttttaaaaagggaatatgACAGCCATTCTactatctacccaagagaaataaaaagatacatgtacaAAAAAACTtgaacacaaatgttcatagcagcactagtCGTAATAGCCAAGAAGTATAGCAACCCAACATACATCAAcgatgaatggatacataaaatgtggcatatcatACAACAGAATACAAATTCAGCgataaaagggaatgaagtattgacatatgctacaacacaGAGGAACCTCAATGCTAAGTCAAAGACATGAGACCACatcttgtatgattccatttatatgaaatgtccagatgaggcaaatctatagacagaaagtaaatttgtGGTTGCCTAGTGACAGTGGgggagagtggaagagggagTCACTGCTAATGGAtacaatgttctaaaattagactgtGGTCAGAccatcacaggggaagggaagagagagacagactaagaaacagactcttaactacacagaacaaattgatggtcaccagaggggaggtg contains:
- the TMEM50B gene encoding transmembrane protein 50B codes for the protein MAGFLDNFRWPECECIDWSERRNAVASVVAGILFFTGWWIMIDAAVVYPKPEQLNHAFHTCGVFSTLAFFMINAVSNAQVRGDSYESGCLGRTGARVWLFIGFMLMFGSLIASMWILFGAYVTQNTDVYPGLAVFFQNALIFFSTLIYKFGRTEELWT